Below is a window of Oceaniferula flava DNA.
ACATGCCATACAGCCTGACATGGTATACAACGCATGCCGGTCTGACACAGCGATGTGTTGGAATGCACCATAACTTGGAAACTCGCGCTGAATTCGGCCACAAAGGCTAACTGGAAAGTTGAACATAACCGAGCCCCTTTGCCCGTTAATTAACCTTTAACCGAATAGATGGTAGACCGGCAAGGTTGATTGCTCACCGGGTGCGGGATGATCGGACGCTCTCGCTGGCTGTTTCATCAGCGTCTACTTACCAATTTATCCGATCTATCGTGTGTAAAGAGCTTTGCTCTTGAGCAATGGTGAAGTTGGTTTAATCTTGTCGATCATGTTCCCTCTTAGAAACCTGTTGATCGTATCTCTGATGTTTATTTCTGTGGTAGTTTCTTATGGTGATGAAAATGAAGCTATTTGGCAGCCAAAGGTGGGAGATAGTTGGGTTTACCAAGTTACTATTGATGTTCCCAAGGGTTCTAAGCTTCCTGATAATGTTGAAGGCCAGAGGATTGAAGAACTTGAGGATAAGCAACGGGCTTCATTTATCCAAACTACAGTTTATAAAGGAGTGCAGGAAATGTCCGAGGGGGGCGCTGAGGCACATGCATTTTTTGTTTCTAACGGAAAACAACTTCAGGAAATTCAATTTATGAAAATCACTCCGACGTCCGTGGAAGCTATGGGGCTCAAGCCGGAGGGTAAGGAGCCTCAAGATGTGAAACCATTGAGTAGGGCCATCCCTTTGGTTATGTCGGACTGGAAGGGTGGCGAGGCTTTTCCATTCATGATGGATCATGTGGAAAATGGTGCGAAAATGCGTATGATTCGCAAGTTCAAGGTTTTGGGGTGGGAAACTTTAGAGACCAAAGCTGGCAAGTTTCAAGCTCTTCACGTGCTAGTCACCGGGAAAAATGGACCTATTGAACTTAACCGGAGTTATTGGTTCTCACCAGGCAATGGTTTTATCAAAGAGGTGAAAAAATATTACGCAGGTGAGCAAACAATTTTCACCCAAACGCGAGTTCTTAAAAAAATGGGGAATAAGTAAGTTCCCTACGACTCACAGCCATTGAGAAACAGGTCGACGGTTGACTCCGCGATCTGAAGAAGCTCTTTTTTTGTCGGTGGTGATTCGATGCCAAAGAATTGCGGCCAAAAGACAAATTCCATGAGCAGTCCGGAGAATTGTCGGCTCAATGTCTGTATAGCTATTGTTTTGATAGCTCCAGCTTGGGCTGCATCTGCTAGCCAGAGTTCGAAGCCGTTGGCGTCGCAGCGAATACGCTGAAACGTCTCTGCTGAGAGTCCTGGGTTTCTCACACGTTCTGGCAAGATCACCTTGCAGAGAGCAATGAATTTTGGGCTCATACTGAGCTCGATTTTCTTTTTGGCAAAATCGAGTAATTGTTCACGAAGTGTGATCGCTGGATCGAAAGGCTCTGGCACAACGTTCGTGACGGAATCACACAGCTGCTTACTAATTTCCTGAAACAGAGCCTCTTTACTTTCAAAATGATTATACACCGTCCGTTTAGATACTTTGGCCCTAGAGGCGATGGAATCCATGTTCGAACAATTGTATCCAGATATCTGAAATTCCTTAATGGCTGCTTGCACAATTGCGGCTCGCTTTTTTTGACTAAGTGTAAGGTTCATGGGGTATTTCGGGTAATTTTCGCCAGACGGCTGATAAATAAGTAGACTTTTAAGTTTACTTTGTCGAGAGCTAAAGTAAACCCACCAGTGTAACCCGCCCAGCGGAACAGAAGAAATCAAGCATTTGACCATGACGAACCACTTATCATTTTTCGGAGCAGGAGCAGTATTGAGTATTACGATAGGGCTAAGCGGGTGCCAGATTCCTAGTTCGGACCTAGCCAAACCAACGGCTCCTACTCCGGCTCATTATCAGCATGCTTCAAGTAAGAATGGTAAGCGCCAAGCGAAGAGCGATCAATGGTGGCTGGCATTTGGTGACTCACGTTTAAACTCTCTGATGAGCCAAGTGCGTGACAGTAACCGAGACTTGCGTGGTGGTATGAAGCGAGTTGAACAAGCTCGAGCCTTGGTAATT
It encodes the following:
- a CDS encoding TetR/AcrR family transcriptional regulator; this translates as MVKCLISSVPLGGLHWWVYFSSRQSKLKSLLIYQPSGENYPKYPMNLTLSQKKRAAIVQAAIKEFQISGYNCSNMDSIASRAKVSKRTVYNHFESKEALFQEISKQLCDSVTNVVPEPFDPAITLREQLLDFAKKKIELSMSPKFIALCKVILPERVRNPGLSAETFQRIRCDANGFELWLADAAQAGAIKTIAIQTLSRQFSGLLMEFVFWPQFFGIESPPTKKELLQIAESTVDLFLNGCES